From one Acipenser ruthenus chromosome 21, fAciRut3.2 maternal haplotype, whole genome shotgun sequence genomic stretch:
- the LOC117973278 gene encoding LOW QUALITY PROTEIN: seizure 6-like protein (The sequence of the model RefSeq protein was modified relative to this genomic sequence to represent the inferred CDS: deleted 1 base in 1 codon), with product MLSAGSDRFGVRRVLSLSFLVWGVGLAQLGAGELEGGPVPSRGPPAGGAAETLRSALASGGGALSRRQELLESVLLPGGASWRKPLSQKQINAARKRLRLQTTTVPLPRPSLEPLPSHPPPASLPPPTNPPATHRPRLLGDTIAMTTEAKPTSGNPPSPTLSSPSLQISPYTSPPDPPTLHTNPPQPSSAAPSWGLPLNSTAVTKGVEEEEESNTSTIIITTVISTENTPVACSVNFSDPEGYIDSTDYPPLPLYAYLECTYNVEVYTGYGLELQVKSVNLSEGEQLSIRGVDEGGALLELANETLLVEGQVIRSPTNTISVFFRTFLEGGMGTFQLHYQIFLLSCALPRRPHYGEVAVMDLHPGGTAHFHCHLGYQLQGEGTLSCLNDSRPHWSSKVPSCKALCGGTVRNASIGRVLSPNHPGNYSNNLNCSWSLEAPGVQKLHLHFERLALAGKGDRVLVLSGTGENSTVLFDSAHGGLVPFEGVISEGQSVLVQFTSDTEHTATGFNIRYEAFERGHCYEPYLQNGNFTTSDPSYNVGTIVEFTCEAGHSLEQGPPVIECVNLRDPYWNDTEPVCKALCGGELSAPSGLILSPNWPDTYGEGEDCSWRIHVGEERRILLDIHLLNLSNSDIMTIYDGDEVTTRILGQYIGGTSPFKLYSSTPDLTVQFHSDPAGMVFGKGEGFIINYMEVSRNDSCSDLPEIQNGWKTTSHTELVRGARITYQCDPGYDIVGSETLTCQWDLVWSSQPPFCEKIMYCSDPGQVEHSSRTLSDPKLLVGTTIQYTCTPGYILEGGAMLTCYGRETGTPVWTSQLPRCSSEESVSCDNPGLPENGYQILYKHLYLPGESLTFMCYEGFELIGEITIKCVLGHPSYWSGPLPLCRENQESFEHTLEAEAAAESSLDGGNMALAIFIPVLILSVLLGGAYVYITRCRYHSNLRLPLMYTHPYSQITVETEFDNPIYETGDTREYEVSI from the exons ATGCTGTCGGCTGGTTCTGACAGATTCGGTGTGAGGAGGGTCCTGTCTCTCTCGTTTCTGGTCTGGGGAGTCGGGCTGGCTCAACTGGGAG CTGGAGAGTTGGAAGGGGGCCCTGTGCCTTCGAGGGGGCCTCCAGCCGGGGGGGCTGCAGAGACACTCCGCAGCGCGCTGGCCAGTGGCGGGGGGGCCCTGTCCCGCAGGCAGGAGCTGCTGGAGTCGGTGCTCCTCCCAGGGGGAGCGAGCTGGCGGAAACCCCTCTCCCAGAAACAGATCAACGCGGCCCGCAAGAGGCTCCGGCTCCAGACCACCACAGTACCCCTGCCCCGCCCCTCCCTGGAGCCCCTCCCCTCACACCCTCCCCCCGCCTCCCTGCCTCCGCCCACCAACCCCCCCGCCACGCACAGGCCCCGCCTCCTGGGGGACACCATCGCCATGACGACGGAGGCCAAGCCCACCAGTGGGAACCCTCCCAGTCCtaccctctcctccccctcactTCAGATCAGCCCCTACACCTCCCCCCCTGACCCCCCCACCCTGCACACCAATCCGCCCCAGCCAAGCAGTGCAGCACCCTCCTGGGGTCTGCCACTGAACAGCACAGCCGTGACGAAgggagtggaggaggaggaggagagcaaCACctccaccatcatcatcaccactgTCATCTCAACAGAGAACACGCCAg TGGCCTGCAGTGTGAACTTCTCCGATCCCGAAGGCTACATCGACTCCACTGACTACCCCCCCCTGCCGCTGTATGCATACCTGGAGTGCACCTACAACGTGGAGGTGTACACTGGATACGGGCTCGAGCTGCAG GTGAAGAGTGTGAACCTCTCTGAAGGGGAGCAGCTGTCTATCAGGGGAGTGGATGAGGGTGGAGCTCTGCTTGAACTGGCCAATGAGACACTACTGGTTGAGGGTCAGGTGATCCGCAGTCCCACCAATACCATCTCTGTGTTCTTCCGCACCTTTCTGGAGGGAGGAATGGGCACCTTTCAACTGCACTACCAGA TCTTCTTGCTGAGCTGCGCACTGCCCCGACGGCCTCACTACGGCGAGGTTGCTGTGATGGATCTGCACCCCGGGGGCACGGCACACTTCCACTGTCACCTGGGCTACCAGCTGCAGGGCGAGGGCACGCTCTCCTGCCTTAACGACTCCCGGCCACACTGGAGCAGCAAGGTGCCCAGCTGCAAGG ctctgtgcGGGGGCACTGTGCGCAATGCCTCCATCGGCAGGGTCCTGTCCCCGAATCACCCCGGGAACTACAGCAACAACCTGAACTGCAGCTGGAGTCTGGAGGCACCCGGAGTTCAGAAACTGCACCTGCACTTTGAGAGGCTGGCACTCGCTGGCAAGGGGGACAG GGTGCTGGTTTTGAGTGGGACAGGGGAGAACTCTACGGTTCTGTTTGACTCGGCGCACGGAGGACTGGTCCCGTTCGAG GGGGTGATCAGCGAGGGGCAGTCCGTGCTCGTGCAGTTCACCTCGGACACCGAACACACCGCCACGGGCTTCAACATCCGCTACGAAG CGTTCGAGCGGGGGCACTGCTATGAGCCCTACCTCCAGAATGGGAACTTCACCACCTCTGACCCCTCGTACAACGTGGGCACCATCGTGGAGTTCACCTGTGAGGCGGGGCACTCCCTGGAGCAGGGGCCCCCCGTCATCGAGTGTGTCAATCTGAGGGACCCCTACTGGAACGACACCGAGCCTGTATGTAAAG CTCTGTGTGGAGGGGAGCTCTCTGCCCCCAGCGGTCTCATCCTGTCCCCAAACTGGCCCGACACCTACGGGGAGGGAGAGGACTGCAGCTGGAGGATTCACGTGGGGGAGGAGCGCCGCATCCTGCTCGACATCCACCT CCTCAACCTCAGTAACAGTGACATCATGACGATCTACGATGGGGACGAGGTGACCACGCGCATCCTGGGGCAGTACATCGGGGGCACGAGCCCCTTCAAACTGTACTCCTCCACCCCCGACCTCACCGTGCAGTTCCACTCGGACCCCGCCGGCATGGTGTTCGGAAAGGGAGAGGGCTTCATCATCAACTACATGG AGGTGTCCCGGAACGACTCGTGCTCCGACCTGCCTGAGATCCAGAACGGCTGGAAGACCACGTCGCACACGGAGCTGGTCCGCGGCGCCCGCATCACCTACCAGTGCGACCCCGGCTACGACATCGTGGGCAGCGAGACCCTCACCTGCCAGTGGGACCTGGTGTGGAGCAGCCAGCCACCCTTCTGTGAGAAGA TCATGTACTGCAGTGACCCGGGGCAGGTGGAGCACTCCAGCCGCACCCTCTCGGACCCCAAGCTGCTCGTCGGCACCACCATCCAGTACACCTGCACTCCCGGATACATCCTGGAGGGCGGCGCTATGCTCACCTGCTACGGGCGAGAGACGGGCACCCCAGTGTGGACCTCACAGCTTCCTCGCTGCTCCT CGGAGGAGTCAGTGTCCTGTGATAACCCGGGCCTCCCTGAGAATGGGTACCAGATCCTGTACAAGCACCTCTACCTGCCGGGGGAGTCTCTCACCTTCATGTGCTACGAAGGCTTTGAGCTGATTGGAGAAATCACCATCAAGTGTGTGCTGGGGCACCCGTCCTATTGGAGCGGCCCACTGCCACTCTGCAGAG agaaCCAGGAGAGCTTTGAGCACACGCTGGAAG ctgAAGCCGCAGCGGAGTCCTCCCTGGATGGAGGGAACATGGCACTGGCGATCTTCATCCCCGTCCTCATCCTCTCTGTGCTGCTAGGAGGAGCCTACGTCTACATCACACG GTGTCGATACCACTCCAACCTGCGACTGCCCCTGATGTACACCCATCCCTACAGCCAGATCACCGTGGAGACGGAGTTCGACAACCCCATCTATGAGACAGGG GATACGAGAGAGTACGAGGTTTCGATAtga